CGGTTATTATTAGGATGTTAATCAAAATGAATCACTCATCCAAGCATTTGGCACATGTTATGTTAAATGAGATTAAGTACCCTCTACCCATTACCTCATACTAATACCCCTACAGGGTAGGGGTACCAGAAACAGTTACATATATTTTAGACCTGATTCTAGAAGTGTTGCAATTGTAACCCCCTCCCCGGAACGAAGTcagggggtatactggaatcagttTTTTTGCTGTCCGTCCATTCATCCGTAGAAAAAAATTGTCCCGACAACTTCTAAACTACAGGATCGATTTCGATGAAACTTGGCAGTATTGTTAGGGACCATATGCTTGCAGGTTATTGTTtgtcgaaattttagttttcatGATAACCAGGTAACTATACACAGGTTAATTTTGTCCGGACAACTTCTCTTACATTAGTACTGTGTCATTTTAATGaaaccaggtcactatacacaagTTAATGCAGATTTTTTTGCTCGAacaactcctcctaaactaccatattgatttcaatgaaactcgGCAGTATTGGTAgtgaccatgtgtagatgtgcatgCAGGTTTTTTTTGTCGTAATTTAGTTTCCATGATTACCAGGTAACTATACACAGGTTAATTTTGTCCGGAAAACTCCTCTTACACTAGTACTGTGTCATTTTTAATGAAACCAGGTTACTATACACAGATTTCAAAATTTGTATGAACAGCTCCTTGAAAACTACTTGATTGATTTCAAAGAAACTTGGCAATATTGTTTTGAGCCATGTATGGATGTGTATGCagtgtctttttttttttttttaataattttggtTCCCATagtaaccaggtcactataaACAGGTTTGAAAATTTATCTGGACACTCCACCAAAACTACTagatcaatttcaatgaaacttgacAGTGATGTCACTGTCTGACAGATATTAAGTGCGAATGGATAGGTTTTCATAAGTCAAAatttagttgccatggtaaccaggtcaatatacacaggttaaattTTTTCCGGACCACTTGTCAATTTCCTGTGaccatgatattttttcaagaaaaagTCAGACACCTCTAATAATAGGAAGCGGGGggtattagtcagccattggcCTAAAGTTCTAGTTGATTCTAGTACCCCCTACACTCACTCTGCCCctaagtggtagtttttgctcatTAGTCAAAATttttgttgccatggtaaccaggtcaatATACACAGGTTAATTTATTTTCAGGACCGCTTGTCAATTTCcatgatatttttcaagaaAAAGTCAGACACCTCTAATAagaggaagcggggggggggggggtgtattagtcagccattggtTTACAGTTCTAGTTGATTCTAGTACCCTCTACACTCACTCTACCTctaagtggtagtttctgctcctgcttagcactcagcattcAGGGAATGGGACGTCTgattcgcctgttgtcagtataatgtgaccgggtggggcgtgttgcttggtgtcttcggcggcatagcACTATGACACgggcaacagttctactatacaagaagacacagcatgaatataccgcattctcctaaaacactcacctcgcacaacatacacgcaacacaccgcatacatgggagctggtaataggacgttaatgaatcaaacaaacaaataaaccccctaccctctaccccgAATCATCTAACATCTACCCCCTAGAGGTAGAGGGTTCTAGGATCGGTTACATCTATGTTGGAACTTGATTCTAGTAATGGTactatcacaaagaattttgtgataaattttaaagtgctttgaacttccgttaatagttgctaaattttaacatcaattatcagttaatactattgtgtgtaatttgacattcctaaggttatattcttgatcatatttacgtttgtgacatttgagataaagccccatatgtgtgataactgtgtatatcctctggcaatttactttgataccttttctgaaagatttgaagttccattctattacgtaaccggattaatgtcacggccatcctaattgcctaaaggacactgaccacggctgattaatctgccaatgagcgatatctgtcaatcataattctttaattttattgtatgtacattatttaagcatgaaatattttatttgtaagtcagttaggtctccgactttgtacggaacacaacggctatattctggacactccagaatagccatccgtcaagtcaaagttatcatcattaaattccaaagttcaacttcaacattttcttacgtcatctttacttcttgacaaaacgtacggaagtttccgtatgttaGTACCGGTGTAACTGATTCTAGTACCCCCTACACTCTACCCCTGCCCTCTTCCAGCTATTATCAAACACCTACCTTTTAGAGGGTAGGCGGTAGAGAGTTCTAGAATCAGTAACATTATAATGTGATGCATTTTGAAAAAGTTGCCCTCAGTTTTAGCCATACGGTGTAACAGGTCATTAAGTGTAACGCCGACACTGTACACATGCCTGAGTTTATCGGTCGAATATATGTCACTGTTGTGATACCTCGTACTACAGAAAACAACGCATTCGTGTATCCCGTGCCTGCCAGAGTTTGTCCCTGTGTAATCCCCAGGTAAGATCGACATTATATTTTAGACTTAGGCTATATACAATTTAAGTATTATCATGATCACATAATTGTCATTCTTATTCCTAGTTCCATAAAGGCTTATTACACGggtgatattttaaaaaattatattataatttaaaaaaaaaaatgttacctGTATACTTAGTCTTAGTCTATTTCCAAAAATTCACGGGTCGctagttcgaatcctatgtggggcagttgccaggtttccctctggtcggtgttttttttcCAGGTACTCCGGGTTTcttccaccatcaaacctgacTATTAATCTGACATAAAACTAAACTAACCAAACTGAAAAAACTAACAGCCTATCATATAATACCTCTGGGAACAGATGTATAACCCGTCTGTCTGGCCCTCAAAAATAACCCCGTCAAATTGTAGATATAGTCCAGCGGTCCCACATATAACCCCACTGTATTATATCGTCTAGTACACTTATATGCCTGTCTCTCTGACCATTCATAATAATTATCGTAGCTTAAGCTATTTTCAAGTGTTTTATCACAAATTGCGTGATTGCACGACATGTACAAGGTCATATTGACGATGATATTGATGTATTCCACATATAACATCGCCAATGAAGTAATAAAACAGACACGAATTGCCTAgaataaaatacatgttataaaTGTACTAgttcatatgtatttttaaagaagtCTTTCATGTATAATACCAATATTTTTGtaagtaaaataaattgatttatgaTACTATCTGGATATAAATTTCTTTGTTATAATTAACTATTTACAGGAATTGATAACTCGTCTCTAATTTTGTTGAGGTAACACAGAGTAATATAGTAGATGACTTGTGTCTGTTTTCAGAGTAGTCCTAAATACTGACGTGCCGTTAAAATTTTATACAGACCAAACTAACACATTACCTGTGTTTAGATGTGAAACAATGCAAAGATCACGTAAAACATTTCCACACTTCTGAAGATTCATAGttctttattaaaaatatatcttcaatattttacaaaattgtatttGTGATATATTCATGCATATTAAATTTATTAGCACTTTTCAATAGGATATACTTATTTGTTGTCATAAATAAGAAATGGATTGGTCACAGGTTATATATAACGTATTAACTCTCCATTACATTTTGCAATACATGAACTATAGTATTTACATCATACGATAGCTTTAGATGTAAAATTATAACATCATTGTTTCATTGAAGTGAGAGGAAAGGAAGGAAAAGAGGGGATGGAAGAGGAtattacattgatatttttacatattacttcaatcaattatttgtattttttacatatcaattaacatgtatttttttacatatattaaatgttttgtgtCATCCATAACAACGGATACTCACCATACTGACATGACACAATCCAAACTCGTTTACTTTAAAACTTGaatccattttatttcattgattaatTTTGCTAActtacatgaaatatattattttagagGCATGTATAACAAATCTCAAATTTGGTGATATGAATATAAAgactgtaatttaaaaaaaaatcaattcaagTATTAAACTAACCTATATTTCCTTTTAGGTTTAATATGCCGTATATACCAGAACGATTCCCTCGATACAAAGGCTATGCCTTACCTCCGTTTCCGTCCCTGACAACGGTTGGCATGGGGCACTTAGACAATATCAGGAACTTTGACTCAAGACCATCTGATATCTTGATATGTACTTTTCCAAAATCAGGTACTGTAAAATTTATACTGTCATTAATCCATCTTCATATTACGTCAAAATGATATAATCCACCAGATCAACAGCGACTTCGCCAATGTGAAAATTAAGCATATTAGAAAAGGTATGCAATATGCCCGAAGTGATGCTGTACTTTATAAATCATTTGAACGTTGAAATGTAGATTTTTGTATTAAGAAACTTCAGCAAATAACCTTCCTGTTTACATACACAATCCTATTTCATGATATCTTTGAGAAGCATATTTCGTTTATAGGCTGCCattgatttattgttattgtaGTTGACTTACAATGGTTTTCCTCTGTGGGTATTATAATCGAATGGTTCGTccgctgtcagtataatgtaacaagGTGATcatgaggtgtgttgcttggtgaaAAGTGCAAgagttcaactatacaagaagacacaacacaaatataccgcagtctcccaaaatacataCCTGCACTTCAtgcaccgcatacatgggaggccgtccttacatgaccctggatcttaatatgacgtcattttaattaaacaaacaaatcaatctTTGGTTAACGGTCGCTCTAAATTCTTTTGTgcagtgctttatcactgaagcatgccgccgaagacaccaagcaattcACCCTACCTGGTCACATTTTTCGGAcgacgggcgaaccagtcgtccaactccattattttatttattgctgagcgttaagcagcagcagaaactaccacttttatataaaaaagaaactatggtgtgtctcggccagatgGTAGAAGGCTCTTTTATTTATAGTCTGGTGTTATTGCGGTGAGATTGCACTAAAACCTGAGATAGACTTGCCGTTATTAAACAAACGTAACATgaacaaaatatctttcaaaacaaaacattacgTACAGTGGAGGCCGTTATGAGATAAATGTTAATAGGGAGAATACGTAATATTAAACTGTGCCAATATAATTAAGTTGAGATAGTGGTTATCTCAAAAATCAAATATTCctggatttttaacatttactgtaatgttaatgtttatCTCTGAAAATTGTTAGACCGGAAAATGTTTTCAAGTCGAAAATTCGTGTTATTCTTATTTTTAGGGACACACTGGATTAACGAACTAGTTGCAATGATAGTAAAAGGTTGTGCTGAGTACGAAAAGGTAGAAAAGGCTAGTAAAATGTTAGAGGCAATGGAGGATTTGGGGGTCCTTGAGAACGTTCCAGAAAATACAACACGAATCATAAACTCCCATCTACCACTGGACGATCTACCACAGAAACACATCGAGGAAGGGTACAAAGTGGTACATGTTCTTCGGAATCCGAAGGACGTCGCTGTGTCATTTTATAATCATTCGGCAAATGTTGTGGACCGAACGACGATGAAAGTTGCTACAGATTTCCCTATCAACTGGCCTTTGTACATTGAACATTTTGGGCGTGGAGACGATCGTAAGTATTCCAGTTAGCAATATAAATGGGAATCATTATAAAATGCCTCAACCATTTATCCTTACTGGGATAAGATGTTAGGTGAGTTAAGAAATGATACCTTGATACTTGTTTATAGCATATAGATATTAAATCTAATACGTCAATTTCGAAATACCAAAACGACTTAGGTAAAGTACTAtctaccgtcgattagtcccaccttccggtgattgtgaatttagcatcataattaataattatcattttttgtactttttttctgtattttgtgACCGACCTTGACCACAAATATGATGAAACTTTTGACATGATTAACATTGGGCTAACAGGATTAAGACGTTAGCTCTTGATGATACATAAATCAATCCAATTCCGAAGATATTGTAATACTGCTGTAGTCTGAAGTCATGATATAGTCAAAAGGTTAACCTGTATGTAATCAAAggttttatcacataatctgcaTGATATCCACCGACTTCGTCTaagtaatatttttgtatatgccGCTAGTGTAACATAACCTGGAGGACATCGAGACGGCCCTCGCTCGACATTTaagattctttgaaatgtaggtCGTTGTCATTATGTAATAAAGTTATCTTATTTcatatttgtgttcatttcatatgatatttcatGTAACTCGTgtcaagttttaatttttgctcgccaaggcttaagacatacatatacataaaatcttctatgaaatgaacactcgtTTAAGATCCTAGATTTATAATCAAATCATTGTGATATGATTTCGCTACGTTTCAGAACTCTATGGGGGCTGGTTCAAATACGAGAAAACGTTCGAAAAGGCAAAGGAAGCCGGTAAATTGTCCAGTGTTTTCACACTGCATTACGAACAACTAAAACGGGTTTGTAATATTTCAACAATATCGGCacattattaattttatatattattaatggTAACCACAACAGCTCCAGAACCTCGCGTATTATCATAAAGTTATCATCAAGTTATTCATAATTCCTCATGTAAGCTTCCATTGAGAAATTTGTGTCAATATTCGTAAATTTCGCTttgcaattcattattttaaatacttttatacagaagtaaaataagaaactcaaactgtttcaatgatggtaataaaGTATATAGCTATTGTTACTAAATAAGAAAACTATtttttctgctcctgttttgaaCAGATGAAAATTACCAGTCGTAGTTGGTTTCGAATCTTTACAATACGATTAATGTAATTTTCTATACCCCTTGTTCCCTTTAGGACCCCATGCCCATCCTAAAATCTTTAGCCGCGTTCCTCGGAGTGACGGCTTCAGATGAACTACTGAAAGAAATCAATGATAAATGTTCGTTCGAGAAAATGTCAACGATTGGCGAAGACGAAAAAGATACCAACATAGCGAAAACGATGTCGGCCGCGGGGAAAAATTTCATTTATCGAAAAGGTATTGAAACTACGGTTATGGCATATATTATATTCTACACTGCATTTAAAAACTATttagaataaaaatgaaatttcatatcacatgaATTCATGGTATTGATTCATGTGTGTTTCAGGTCAAATTGGAGACTGGAAAAACTGGTTCACTGTGGCACAGAACGAAGCCTTTTCTGAACTTATAGAAGCACAAATGAAGGactcaaaattaaaattcacTTATGAGTGAAcgatcaaatattgatataaaaccGAAGAAATCAGTTGTTTGTGGATGTGAAGTTTTTTAAACAGATTTTTCTTGGAACACATTTTGAATGGGCATTATGTAGTTCTTGTTTACTGTCGAGTAGAGAGAGGAAGAGAGATTGAGAGATTAATTAATAAACATATAGACCTGGGTATGTCATACTAAATGTAACTAGataatatgatttaaatgaACAATAAATATACACGTATCAATCACTAGGATATCCATTGTGTGTGTATTAGTAGTCTTTCATCATTAAACTATGTTTAAGTTTTCTTATAGATATTTCGTCTTGTAATTTACAGTCTATGGGTCATTTAGACGGTGACCATCGTTATTTCGCCTTCGCCTCGCGCGCGATAATCTTCACTTTGCGCATTTATGAAAAAGACTTCGAATTAGAGTTTCAGTTAAGTCGTCTAAGATGACACATCTAGATAAAGAAACATATCAAACAGCGTGTAAGATTtggttaattttgttttatacaatttttacaacttttatacaattatggtccttcgccctcgagaaaataactctttcgaGGGAgacaattttacatgtatcccgacacataggaacataattatttattataccGAAGAAAATTAAAGGAAATCCACCTTCTATTCAACATCAACAAGCTAACGTTACCGGTAACTACACAACTGATAGCAGTAACTCATTAAGATATTTGTCAACAACGTTGAGATCATCAGTATGCGACTCCATGATATAAGCCATATATGACTGTAGGAAcatttttaaacatgtttttgttgtttgtaacatatTTTTCGTAAAACATTAAGCAATATcgttgccattgttggttgaaGTTGTAGACGACGTTCACTTCCAGTCACGTACGGAACTTTCAATGGGTTATTTCCCCCACCTTCTAATTCCGGGAATTATCTAACTTACTCGATGTTAATCCAATAAGAACATTCGAAATGAAAGTGACGAGTAACAATATTATCTATAAACAGAACAATTGGAAATATATACCTTACTGCCAAAAATAGGTGACAGTGACCTGATTTTGTAAAATGCCAAGAATGCAAGAATAAAGTAAGGACTTTTTTCgactttgttttgttttcaacataTCAGTGCATTATAAATCATTTGGTTCCAGCAAAACAGGACCAAAGAGAAAATTGACCTTCGTGTTTAACTCCCCATAACTTACAAGGGACTCAGatctgaccttaatcatatgtcatatcatgatgccCTAGCCCCCGGGTACCTGTAAACAAAAACTAATGGTTATCGGTCATGCCAGTCaaagggcccaaattgacactcctccttcGCATGCGAAAAAATAAATACGTGTACAGTTTAAGGGTGGCGATATAGCTCGTTCCTATTATTTACATCCACAGTGTTTATCATCAATTTATCGCAGGTCACATAATGTGACGCAGGCAGCCTCACTTCAGATTTGTGTTAACTGATGAAATATCATGATTCATGACACTACTCGATAACGCTACACATGACCTCTTTTTTCTAGGTACGTTTGTTCAAAGCATCGTAGAATttcaaaatgcaaaaaaaaagaaaacattattatAATCATCATCATGACATTTATTCATTACATATTGGGTGGATCAAGGTTTCGTCACCATGTAAATGTCAAGAGAATTTGCAAGAACATATTATCGTTACGACAATAACAGACGACACAGTATTGCACTGATTTATACTATTACAACAGTCTGAATATTGATACACATTGCGATAGGtatatatgttttctttataACTCTTCGTTTCAACcatataaaattacataattcATTGCATCAGTTTATAAACCCTATGAACTATCAGTCATTTCCTGAATATTATCTCCTTAGTGTCGATATAGTAGATTGTATACCTGTTCATCCCTGAAAACATAATTGGACTTTTCTGGTTCAAAGAAGGGgacagtccattataaaattcCAGGTGATGTACGACACCCTATTTCATCCCCGTTAGGTTTGTGTACATGTTTATCTTGGCATGAAATGTCCTACTTAGTGACATACCGTATCAAACATAAATAGTTATCAAAATTATGCACTAGCTTGCTAATCGCATAAACTTTGATTCATCTACCGCCGCTTGGATGTGAAGTGCAGGTAAGTGGAAAGTTCACTttgaattatataaaaatttgaACTAGTTCAATTCCATACCATAGTACATCTACTCGGGGGTTTTGAGACACTAAAACGTCGTGGGTAAAGTACGATTTCTCGTCCATTAGTCCTACCTTCAGGTGATCATTTCGTCATAACATTACATCAAAATATGGCGACAAAATCGCAAGAAACgcggggag
The DNA window shown above is from Argopecten irradians isolate NY chromosome 8, Ai_NY, whole genome shotgun sequence and carries:
- the LOC138329812 gene encoding uncharacterized protein gives rise to the protein MPEFIGRIYVTVVIPRTTENNAFVYPVPARVCPCVIPRFNMPYIPERFPRYKGYALPPFPSLTTVGMGHLDNIRNFDSRPSDILICTFPKSGTHWINELVAMIVKGCAEYEKVEKASKMLEAMEDLGVLENVPENTTRIINSHLPLDDLPQKHIEEGYKVVHVLRNPKDVAVSFYNHSANVVDRTTMKVATDFPINWPLYIEHFGRGDDQLYGGWFKYEKTFEKAKEAGKLSSVFTLHYEQLKRDPMPILKSLAAFLGVTASDELLKEINDKCSFEKMSTIGEDEKDTNIAKTMSAAGKNFIYRKGQIGDWKNWFTVAQNEAFSELIEAQMKDSKLKFTYEIRMPYIPERYPRYKGYVLPKFPVLTTDLLGQLDRIKNFDSRPSDIMICTYPKSGTNWINEILTMVIKGCAEYATKNKGASMLEAIDDFGVLENVPDNSTRIINSHLPLDDLPQKHIENGYKVVHVMRNPKDIAVSYYNHLASKKDRTTMKVALDFPISWPMFIEHFGRGDDQMYGGWFNYVKTLEKAQETGKLSNIFTLHYEQLKQDPMPSLKALAEFLGVKASDELLEEINDKCSFEKMSTVGEEAKENTKIKMMSITGKNFMFRKGQIGDWKNWFTVAQNEAFSQLIEAQMKDSKLQFTYE